A region of Dermabacter vaginalis DNA encodes the following proteins:
- a CDS encoding 4Fe-4S dicluster domain-containing protein, protein MSLLNTTADPISVSGWEHTHDRKGFFTDTSICIGCKACEVACKEWNRNPQDGNFELLGSSFDNTGSLGANTWRHVAFIEQSEKRIEQARESGRQLVNLGMPKIGQKPPSEQQPKHTEEFRWLMASDVCKHCTRAGCLDACPTGALFRTEFGTVVVQADVCNGCGTCVYTCPFGVIERRDDGTVSPKTDRDDRPHLEQDIPNKGTANKCTLCYDRLKDGQQPACAQTCPTTSIKFGDRDEMVAKAKQRVKKLHEEGMTEARLYGANPNDGVGGLGSVFLLLDEPEVYGLPPDPRVGTMDLPKMYGRAALAAGAMIATTALMFVGGKRK, encoded by the coding sequence ATGAGTCTTCTCAACACGACCGCTGACCCCATCTCCGTTTCGGGATGGGAGCACACGCACGACCGTAAGGGCTTCTTCACCGACACATCGATCTGTATTGGCTGTAAGGCCTGCGAGGTCGCGTGTAAGGAATGGAACCGCAATCCCCAAGACGGCAACTTCGAGCTGCTCGGCTCGTCGTTCGACAACACGGGCTCGCTCGGTGCGAACACCTGGCGTCACGTGGCCTTTATCGAGCAGTCCGAAAAGCGCATCGAGCAGGCCCGCGAGTCGGGTCGCCAGCTCGTGAACCTCGGCATGCCGAAGATCGGTCAAAAACCGCCGAGCGAGCAGCAGCCAAAGCACACGGAAGAATTCCGTTGGCTTATGGCTTCGGACGTGTGCAAGCACTGCACGCGCGCGGGTTGCCTCGATGCGTGCCCCACCGGTGCGCTGTTCCGCACGGAATTCGGTACTGTCGTGGTGCAGGCCGACGTCTGCAACGGCTGTGGCACGTGCGTGTACACGTGCCCGTTCGGCGTGATCGAGCGTCGTGACGACGGCACGGTCTCCCCGAAGACCGACCGCGACGATCGCCCGCATCTCGAGCAGGACATCCCGAACAAGGGCACGGCGAATAAGTGCACGCTGTGCTACGACCGCCTCAAGGACGGTCAGCAGCCGGCATGCGCGCAGACCTGCCCGACAACGTCGATCAAGTTTGGCGATCGCGACGAGATGGTCGCGAAGGCCAAGCAGCGCGTGAAGAAGCTCCACGAGGAGGGCATGACCGAGGCTCGCCTCTATGGCGCCAACCCGAACGACGGCGTTGGCGGCCTCGGCTCAGTGTTCCTTCTTCTCGACGAACCCGAGGTGTACGGTCTTCCGCCGGACCCGCGTGTGGGCACGATGGATCTGCCGAAGATGTACGGCCGCGCGGCCCTCGCCGCAGGGGCAATGATCGCGACGACCGCCCTCATGTTCGTGGGAGGTAAGAGGAAATGA
- the nrfD gene encoding NrfD/PsrC family molybdoenzyme membrane anchor subunit, giving the protein MSQNEFDSYRPPQPMRRKRRPEATKYDGARKRGQNRMGEVSMVEDVQFTSYYGRQIVKAPPWEYPIGVYLFLGGVAGSSGLIALAAEATGRDTLRRNARVGSIAALGIGTVSLIADLGRPERFLNMMRTFKPTSPMNLGTWIISAYGVNAGVTFANEFDRMTGEKLPLGPLRKVARFMEKPASWGQAATGAPLAVYTAVLLGDSALPAWNGGKFSLPFLFASSASLAASGTAMLSTPLDEIGPVQRLALAGVAGDMLSLRAMKKEMHPLEAEPLEIGDGGKKMHIAEKLLIAGAVTGLFAKKHRAIAIASGACLAAASAFTRFGILDAGFQSARDPKYTVIPQKERLERRRKHGIVDDSIVTGPEAD; this is encoded by the coding sequence ATGAGCCAGAACGAGTTCGACAGTTACCGCCCGCCGCAGCCGATGCGCCGCAAGCGTCGGCCTGAAGCAACCAAGTATGACGGCGCCCGTAAGCGCGGTCAGAACCGTATGGGCGAGGTCTCGATGGTCGAGGACGTCCAGTTTACGAGCTATTACGGTAGGCAGATCGTCAAGGCTCCGCCGTGGGAGTACCCGATCGGCGTGTACCTCTTCCTCGGTGGTGTTGCCGGCTCTTCGGGCCTCATCGCGCTTGCCGCTGAGGCGACCGGTCGTGACACGCTGCGCCGCAATGCGCGCGTCGGTTCGATCGCTGCGCTTGGCATCGGCACGGTCAGCCTCATTGCGGACCTCGGCCGCCCGGAGCGCTTCCTCAACATGATGCGCACTTTCAAGCCCACGAGCCCCATGAACCTCGGCACCTGGATCATTTCCGCGTACGGCGTGAATGCAGGCGTGACCTTTGCAAACGAGTTTGACCGTATGACGGGGGAGAAGCTCCCTCTCGGTCCTCTTCGCAAGGTCGCACGGTTCATGGAGAAGCCGGCCTCGTGGGGTCAGGCGGCAACGGGCGCTCCGCTCGCGGTGTACACCGCTGTGCTGCTTGGTGACTCGGCGCTTCCCGCGTGGAATGGCGGCAAGTTCTCGCTCCCGTTCTTGTTTGCCTCGTCGGCGAGCCTTGCCGCGTCCGGCACGGCGATGCTGTCGACCCCGCTTGACGAGATCGGTCCGGTTCAGCGTCTCGCCCTCGCGGGTGTTGCAGGCGACATGCTTTCGCTTCGCGCGATGAAGAAGGAAATGCACCCTCTCGAAGCTGAGCCGCTGGAAATCGGCGATGGCGGCAAGAAGATGCACATCGCGGAGAAGCTGCTTATTGCGGGCGCCGTGACGGGGCTTTTCGCGAAGAAACACCGCGCGATCGCGATTGCTTCGGGTGCGTGCCTCGCGGCGGCGAGTGCGTTTACGCGTTTCGGTATTCTCGACGCGGGCTTCCAGTCGGCGCGTGATCCGAAGTATACGGTGATTCCGCAGAAGGAGCGCCTCGAGCGCCGCCGCAAGCACGGAATCGTGGACGATTCGATCGTGACGGGTCCCGAAGCCGACTAG
- a CDS encoding acyl-CoA thioesterase, translating to MPFLDIPVPVRWSDLDGYGHVNNTAYLRLLEEARTRAFWQPSDTELANGAPAYPTALAELSPGGAFHTLVAAHTIEYARQLGYRRDGVIVRTWVSKLGGASLDLDYEILTADELERPYAIARTTIVIVEAETARAVRMPERLRTALERVTGAPLTFRRA from the coding sequence GTGCCGTTTCTCGACATTCCCGTACCCGTCAGGTGGAGTGACCTCGACGGGTACGGGCACGTGAACAACACCGCGTATCTGCGGCTGCTCGAGGAGGCCCGCACGAGGGCCTTTTGGCAGCCGTCGGACACCGAGCTCGCGAATGGTGCCCCCGCCTACCCGACCGCGCTCGCGGAGCTGTCCCCGGGCGGTGCCTTCCACACGCTCGTGGCCGCCCACACGATCGAGTACGCGCGCCAGCTCGGTTACCGCCGAGACGGGGTCATCGTGCGCACGTGGGTCTCGAAGCTTGGGGGAGCGTCGCTCGACCTCGACTACGAAATACTCACGGCCGACGAGCTGGAGCGACCCTACGCGATTGCGCGCACGACGATCGTGATTGTCGAGGCCGAAACCGCGAGAGCCGTGCGCATGCCGGAACGGCTACGCACGGCTCTCGAGAGAGTCACAGGCGCGCCGCTGACATTCCGGCGCGCGTAG
- a CDS encoding putative quinol monooxygenase encodes MIFINVKYQVKPEETATFLEKLTDYTNACRAEEGCLFFEWYRSAERENEFLLVEMYRDSEAGEKHVNYPHFQAGLDTMRPLVAETPEIISKEIEGEGWGPMGELAD; translated from the coding sequence ATGATCTTTATCAACGTGAAATACCAGGTCAAGCCCGAAGAAACCGCCACTTTCCTCGAGAAACTCACCGATTACACGAACGCCTGCCGCGCGGAGGAGGGCTGCCTCTTCTTCGAGTGGTACCGCAGCGCGGAGCGCGAGAACGAGTTCCTTCTCGTGGAGATGTACCGTGACAGCGAAGCTGGCGAGAAGCACGTCAACTACCCGCACTTCCAGGCCGGCCTCGACACCATGCGCCCGCTCGTTGCTGAAACCCCCGAGATTATCTCGAAGGAGATTGAAGGTGAAGGCTGGGGCCCCATGGGAGAACTCGCGGACTAA
- the pepN gene encoding aminopeptidase N — translation MTSENLTRAEAQERSSFLETTHYDVHLDLTQGPKTFLTESTIHVNSTEARETFVDLIAPEVLEIALNGETLDNPAERFDGARVQLPALKVGENIITIRANGAYMNTGEGLHRMVDPVDNEVYLYTQFEVSDARRMYANFEQPDLKATFAFTITAPAHWRVISIAPSPEPVPAGEDSDGQPIATWSFEKTPKISTYLTALIAGKYEGYDGTIKSRNGREIPAGVYARASLAEYLDGEYIVSVAQQGFEFYENLFDYDYPFPTYDQIFVPEYNMGAMEHPGAVTFVERYVFRSAVSDAIRERRDLTILHELAHMWFGDLVTMKWWDDLWLNESFAEFASTLSSARATRWTNAWTTFAGSEKAWAYSQDQLPSTHPIVADMVDFDAVETNFDGITYAKGASVLRQLVAYVGEESFFKGLRAYFKKYEWQNTTLNDLLDELEATSGRDLRSWSKLWLETTGVNTLRPEIERNDDGTVASFAVLQSAAGEHPTIRPHRLKIGGYSLEGGVVTRTVSVETDIDGERTEIAELAGKKADLWLINDEDLTYAKVRLDDDSLAFALEHLRDIDDELARTLVWSATWDMTRDAELPSRRYLDLLLKNIDREKDSSVLRTLLGRLDLVGTRYAAPAERAEREKKVASALWELTQGADGGSDQQLQFLESYLQFAGEGDLDTVKGLFDGSVTLKDREIDTDLTWQITIALAALGGIDEAGIDEVLKSDDTQNGRKSALTAKAAIPTAEAKAAAWKKTVEEDTLANEHLTSAIVGFNRASEELRAPYIEPYFEMIEKAWASRSSEIANRLIQGYFPGQYPSEEIVAKADEWLASHEDAIYGMRRPVLEGRDSVARAVRVQNADK, via the coding sequence ATGACCTCCGAAAATCTCACGCGCGCCGAAGCGCAGGAACGTTCCTCGTTCCTCGAGACCACGCACTACGACGTGCACCTCGACCTCACGCAAGGCCCCAAGACCTTCCTCACCGAATCCACGATTCACGTGAACTCGACCGAGGCTCGCGAAACCTTCGTGGATCTCATCGCCCCGGAGGTCCTCGAGATCGCTCTCAACGGCGAAACTCTCGATAACCCCGCGGAGCGCTTCGACGGCGCTCGCGTCCAACTGCCGGCCCTCAAGGTCGGCGAAAACATCATCACCATCCGCGCGAACGGCGCCTACATGAACACGGGCGAAGGACTGCACCGCATGGTCGACCCCGTCGACAACGAGGTGTACCTCTACACCCAGTTCGAGGTCTCCGACGCACGCCGCATGTACGCGAACTTCGAGCAACCCGATCTCAAGGCCACGTTCGCCTTCACGATCACGGCCCCGGCCCACTGGCGCGTCATCTCGATTGCCCCGAGCCCCGAGCCAGTCCCGGCCGGAGAGGATTCCGACGGCCAGCCGATCGCCACGTGGAGCTTCGAGAAAACACCGAAGATCTCGACCTATCTCACGGCGCTCATCGCCGGTAAGTACGAAGGCTACGACGGCACGATCAAGTCCCGCAACGGCCGCGAGATCCCCGCGGGCGTGTACGCACGTGCGTCGCTCGCCGAATATCTCGACGGCGAATACATCGTCTCAGTCGCGCAGCAGGGCTTCGAGTTCTACGAAAACCTTTTCGATTACGACTACCCGTTCCCGACCTACGACCAAATCTTCGTGCCCGAATACAACATGGGCGCAATGGAGCACCCGGGTGCGGTGACCTTCGTTGAGCGCTACGTTTTCCGCAGCGCCGTCTCCGACGCGATTCGCGAACGACGCGACCTCACTATTCTCCACGAGCTCGCCCACATGTGGTTCGGCGACCTCGTGACCATGAAGTGGTGGGATGACCTGTGGCTCAACGAGTCCTTCGCTGAGTTCGCCTCGACCCTCTCCTCGGCACGTGCAACCCGTTGGACGAACGCGTGGACGACCTTCGCGGGTTCCGAGAAAGCGTGGGCCTACAGCCAGGACCAGCTGCCGTCCACGCACCCGATCGTGGCCGACATGGTGGACTTCGACGCGGTGGAGACGAACTTCGACGGCATCACTTACGCGAAGGGCGCCTCGGTTTTGCGCCAGCTCGTCGCATATGTCGGTGAGGAGTCGTTCTTTAAGGGCCTTCGCGCGTACTTCAAGAAATACGAGTGGCAGAACACGACCCTCAATGATCTGCTCGACGAGCTCGAGGCCACGAGCGGTCGCGACCTTCGCTCGTGGAGCAAGCTGTGGCTCGAAACGACCGGCGTCAACACGCTCCGCCCCGAAATTGAGCGCAATGACGACGGCACCGTGGCATCGTTCGCGGTCCTTCAGTCGGCCGCCGGTGAACACCCCACGATCCGCCCGCACCGCCTCAAGATCGGTGGCTACAGCCTCGAAGGCGGCGTCGTGACCCGCACCGTGAGCGTCGAGACCGACATCGACGGTGAGCGCACCGAGATCGCCGAACTCGCGGGCAAGAAGGCCGACCTGTGGCTCATCAACGACGAGGACCTCACCTACGCCAAGGTGCGCCTCGACGACGACTCGCTCGCGTTCGCCCTCGAGCACCTGCGCGATATCGATGATGAGCTCGCTCGCACCCTCGTGTGGAGCGCGACGTGGGACATGACGCGAGACGCCGAGCTTCCGAGCCGCCGCTACCTCGATCTTCTCCTGAAGAACATCGACCGCGAAAAGGACTCCTCGGTTTTGCGCACGCTCCTCGGGCGTCTGGACCTCGTGGGCACGCGCTACGCAGCCCCGGCCGAGCGCGCGGAACGCGAAAAGAAGGTTGCCTCGGCGCTGTGGGAGCTCACGCAAGGGGCCGACGGCGGCAGTGATCAGCAGCTTCAGTTCCTCGAGTCGTACCTCCAGTTCGCTGGCGAGGGCGACCTCGACACCGTGAAGGGCCTGTTCGACGGCTCGGTCACCCTCAAGGACCGCGAGATCGACACCGACCTCACGTGGCAAATCACGATCGCCCTTGCGGCACTCGGCGGAATTGACGAGGCCGGCATCGACGAGGTCCTCAAGAGCGACGACACGCAAAACGGCCGCAAGAGTGCCCTCACGGCAAAGGCGGCGATCCCGACCGCCGAGGCCAAGGCCGCGGCGTGGAAGAAGACCGTCGAGGAAGACACGCTCGCGAACGAGCACCTCACCTCGGCGATCGTCGGCTTCAACCGCGCAAGCGAGGAGCTTCGTGCACCGTACATCGAGCCGTACTTCGAGATGATCGAAAAGGCATGGGCTTCGCGTTCGAGCGAAATCGCGAACCGCCTCATCCAGGGCTACTTCCCGGGTCAGTACCCGAGTGAAGAAATCGTCGCGAAAGCTGATGAGTGGCTCGCCTCGCACGAGGACGCGATCTACGGCATGCGCCGCCCCGTCCTCGAGGGCCGCGACTCCGTCGCGCGTGCGGTGCGCGTGCAAAACGCCGACAAGTAA
- a CDS encoding mechanosensitive ion channel family protein has product MNFLADTTTQEAFSLVDRIGQWLLSNGVTILVIILVALLVRFVVGILVNRIFQTMYQSGSRISRMTNVVVKKHPDAGLAAAHEERRKQRADTLSTASKNVASVVIWSIAFVMILSQVGVNIAPIIASLGVAGLAAGIGAQTLIKDVLAGVIMLFEDLVAVGDYVDLQFAEGTVENVNLRVTQVRGLNGVLWTVRNGEIISLGNYSRGLGTAFVMLDIASGADDAAVTEAIHAVFDALKADHKWSKLIVGAPEATGILSVDGARYQRRITADTIPGKQWEVEREIRKRLRVEFDKRGVEFALPRFQESA; this is encoded by the coding sequence ATGAATTTTTTGGCAGATACCACGACCCAAGAGGCTTTCTCGCTCGTGGACCGGATAGGTCAGTGGCTGCTCTCCAATGGCGTCACGATCCTCGTGATCATTCTGGTCGCCCTACTCGTGCGCTTCGTGGTGGGCATACTGGTCAATCGCATTTTTCAGACGATGTACCAATCGGGTTCGCGTATTTCTCGCATGACGAACGTCGTCGTGAAGAAGCACCCCGATGCCGGCCTTGCGGCCGCCCACGAGGAGCGCCGTAAGCAGCGTGCAGACACGCTCTCGACGGCCTCAAAGAACGTGGCGAGCGTCGTGATTTGGTCGATCGCGTTCGTCATGATCCTCTCTCAAGTGGGCGTCAACATCGCGCCGATCATCGCCTCGCTTGGTGTCGCGGGCCTGGCCGCCGGTATCGGCGCTCAAACGCTTATTAAGGACGTCCTTGCGGGCGTGATCATGCTGTTCGAGGATCTGGTGGCCGTTGGCGATTACGTCGATCTTCAGTTCGCAGAGGGAACCGTCGAAAACGTAAATTTGCGCGTCACCCAGGTGCGTGGCCTCAACGGCGTCCTGTGGACGGTGCGCAACGGTGAAATTATTTCGCTCGGCAACTACTCGCGCGGCCTCGGAACCGCGTTTGTCATGCTCGATATCGCGAGCGGCGCCGATGATGCTGCGGTGACTGAGGCGATCCACGCCGTGTTCGATGCGCTCAAGGCCGACCACAAGTGGTCAAAGCTCATTGTCGGCGCGCCCGAGGCTACTGGAATTCTTTCGGTGGACGGTGCTCGCTATCAGCGCCGAATTACTGCCGACACCATCCCCGGCAAACAGTGGGAGGTGGAGCGCGAGATCCGCAAGCGCCTTCGCGTCGAGTTCGATAAGCGGGGCGTCGAGTTTGCGCTTCCCCGTTTCCAGGAGTCGGCGTAG
- a CDS encoding sodium/glutamate symporter produces the protein MSAWDVFTDLGWMGLLILIGVLLRAWVKPIQSLFLPAGLIAGLLGLILGPNVLSIIPFSSSVPIYSSILIAVVFAALPFTSKIAGLGNVFRAVRTMWSVSQAISVLQWGFGLLFALGILSFFFTDLPDGFGLLLAAGFMGGHGTAAAIADGFGDTWPEALSLGMTSATIGIVLSVVGGIAIIKVESMRGNTAYLKDFKSLPKDLRTGIIAEENRESIGVSPVSSTSLDPITYHLGLLFMIAAFAYMFTSWANSQVEWLSVPTFSVSFLLGYVVLFVLKAFKAENAFEGKIFERGSGMSTDLLVAFGVASIDPKVVASYWQPLLILILAGTIFVLAYYVFVSKKLFADHKVEQGIFTWGWNTGTAGMGMALLRIVDPEMKSKTLDYYGIAYIPIGFVDILTIATLPALVMAGASWWVALALTLAGAIIVALAFRHREPDPTTGVIQSVGVHGTFDHRA, from the coding sequence ATGAGCGCGTGGGATGTCTTTACCGACCTCGGCTGGATGGGCCTCTTGATCCTCATCGGCGTGCTTCTGCGCGCCTGGGTCAAGCCCATCCAGTCTCTCTTTTTGCCCGCCGGCCTGATCGCCGGCCTCCTCGGCCTGATTCTGGGCCCCAATGTCCTGAGCATCATTCCGTTCAGCAGTTCCGTTCCGATCTACTCGTCGATCCTCATTGCGGTCGTGTTTGCCGCATTGCCGTTCACGTCAAAGATCGCGGGGCTCGGCAACGTATTCCGCGCCGTGCGCACCATGTGGTCCGTCTCCCAGGCGATCTCGGTGTTGCAGTGGGGCTTCGGTCTCCTTTTCGCGCTCGGGATCTTGAGCTTCTTTTTCACCGATCTGCCTGACGGCTTTGGTCTTCTCCTGGCTGCCGGCTTCATGGGCGGGCACGGTACCGCAGCTGCTATCGCCGACGGTTTCGGGGACACATGGCCAGAGGCGCTTTCCCTTGGCATGACCTCCGCCACCATCGGCATCGTTCTCTCAGTTGTGGGCGGTATCGCGATCATCAAAGTCGAATCGATGCGCGGCAACACCGCCTACCTCAAGGACTTCAAGTCGCTTCCGAAAGACTTGCGTACCGGCATCATCGCCGAAGAGAATCGCGAATCGATCGGTGTTTCTCCCGTATCCTCGACGAGCCTGGACCCGATCACCTATCACCTGGGCCTGCTCTTCATGATTGCGGCCTTCGCCTACATGTTCACGTCGTGGGCGAATAGTCAGGTCGAGTGGCTCTCCGTGCCCACGTTCAGTGTGTCCTTCCTGCTCGGCTACGTTGTGCTCTTCGTGCTCAAGGCCTTCAAGGCTGAGAACGCGTTTGAAGGGAAGATCTTTGAGCGTGGCAGCGGCATGTCAACCGACCTCCTCGTGGCCTTCGGCGTGGCGTCGATCGACCCGAAGGTCGTGGCCTCCTACTGGCAGCCGCTTCTGATTCTTATCCTCGCGGGCACCATTTTCGTGCTTGCCTACTACGTGTTCGTCTCCAAGAAACTCTTTGCCGATCACAAGGTTGAGCAGGGCATCTTCACGTGGGGCTGGAACACCGGTACCGCGGGCATGGGCATGGCGCTTTTGCGCATCGTTGATCCCGAAATGAAGTCGAAGACCCTCGACTACTACGGCATCGCCTATATCCCGATCGGTTTCGTCGACATCCTCACGATCGCGACGCTCCCGGCGCTCGTCATGGCAGGCGCTTCGTGGTGGGTCGCGCTCGCGCTCACGCTCGCGGGAGCGATCATCGTTGCTCTCGCGTTTCGCCACCGCGAACCGGATCCCACGACCGGCGTGATCCAGAGCGTCGGCGTGCATGGAACGTTCGACCACAGGGCCTGA
- a CDS encoding gluconokinase, with protein sequence MSQTPLIIMGVQGTGKSTVGRALAERLGLAFIDGDDLHPAANKEKMASGTPLTDDDRAPWLDAIGRTIATERAKGVTCAIVCSALKRCYRDQLRSYAPDLTFVHLAGSQDLIASRIAHRHHEYMPASLLDSQFATLEQLGDDEAGIIASIEPPARDVVENIVAGLSAGSRTC encoded by the coding sequence GTGAGCCAAACCCCGCTCATCATCATGGGCGTGCAGGGCACGGGGAAGTCCACCGTCGGAAGAGCCCTCGCCGAACGGTTGGGCCTTGCGTTCATTGACGGGGACGACCTGCACCCGGCCGCGAACAAAGAGAAGATGGCCTCCGGCACGCCGCTCACCGACGACGACCGTGCCCCGTGGCTTGACGCTATTGGCCGCACGATCGCGACCGAGCGAGCGAAGGGGGTGACGTGCGCGATCGTGTGCTCGGCCCTGAAACGCTGCTACCGCGATCAGCTCCGCTCCTACGCACCCGATCTCACGTTCGTCCACCTTGCGGGAAGCCAGGACCTTATCGCGAGTCGTATCGCCCACCGTCACCATGAGTACATGCCCGCCTCGCTACTCGATTCCCAGTTCGCGACCCTCGAACAGCTTGGCGATGACGAAGCCGGGATTATTGCGAGCATCGAGCCGCCCGCGAGAGACGTTGTGGAGAACATCGTCGCCGGCCTTAGCGCTGGTTCGCGCACCTGCTGA
- a CDS encoding D-2-hydroxyacid dehydrogenase: MPASSTHNLTLAIVVDLPEKECSLIREREPRVNVVPTGSLARPRRYNSDWVGDPHFTRSEGDERRYREILESADAVVGLPDDDPQKLAALVRSNPKLRWVHTMAAGGGAQVKAANLSEEELTRVTFTTSAGVHGSTLAEFAIFGLLAGAKNLRGLERDQLAHEWPIIRVHPRHLDEMTVLVLGLGGIGKAVAARLKAFGTGVWGTSRSGRTVENVDRIVPLADLHDALSKVDAIVVTLPGTDETRHMLDRQAFSSMKKGMLLANVGRGSVIDEAALLDALNDGTVNFAALDVVEHEPLPSDSPLWDHEKVLLSPHSAALSSQEGMRIAAIVARNATALLDGTPLTNVVDTLNFY; this comes from the coding sequence ATGCCTGCTTCGAGCACCCACAATCTCACCCTTGCGATCGTCGTTGACCTTCCCGAAAAAGAGTGCTCCTTGATCCGCGAGCGCGAGCCCCGCGTGAATGTCGTTCCCACGGGCTCTCTCGCGCGGCCGCGCCGCTATAACTCCGATTGGGTGGGCGATCCTCATTTCACACGATCCGAAGGTGACGAGCGCCGCTACCGCGAAATCCTCGAGAGTGCCGATGCCGTTGTGGGACTTCCCGATGATGACCCGCAAAAACTCGCCGCACTCGTGCGGAGCAATCCGAAGCTTCGCTGGGTCCATACGATGGCTGCGGGCGGGGGCGCCCAGGTGAAAGCCGCGAACCTCAGCGAGGAGGAGCTCACGCGCGTGACCTTCACGACCTCGGCTGGCGTGCACGGCAGCACTCTTGCAGAGTTCGCGATCTTTGGGCTTCTCGCGGGCGCGAAGAATCTGCGCGGTCTCGAGCGCGACCAGTTGGCACACGAGTGGCCGATCATTCGCGTGCATCCGCGGCACCTCGATGAAATGACGGTGCTCGTGCTCGGTCTAGGCGGTATCGGCAAGGCTGTTGCCGCGAGGCTCAAGGCTTTCGGCACCGGGGTCTGGGGAACCTCGCGCTCAGGCCGCACTGTCGAGAATGTGGACCGCATCGTGCCGCTCGCCGACCTTCACGACGCACTGTCGAAAGTCGACGCAATCGTGGTCACGCTTCCCGGTACGGACGAAACACGGCACATGCTCGATCGGCAGGCGTTTTCTTCGATGAAGAAGGGCATGCTTCTCGCAAACGTGGGTCGCGGAAGCGTGATCGACGAAGCGGCGCTACTTGACGCTCTCAACGACGGCACTGTCAACTTCGCCGCACTCGACGTGGTGGAACACGAGCCCCTGCCCAGCGATAGTCCGCTGTGGGATCACGAGAAAGTTCTCCTCAGCCCGCACTCGGCAGCCCTGAGCTCGCAGGAGGGCATGCGCATCGCGGCGATCGTGGCACGCAACGCGACGGCACTCCTCGACGGCACACCTCTCACGAATGTTGTCGACACCCTCAACTTTTATTAG